One segment of Dromaius novaehollandiae isolate bDroNov1 chromosome Z, bDroNov1.hap1, whole genome shotgun sequence DNA contains the following:
- the LOC135324753 gene encoding endothelial cell-specific molecule 1-like, translating into MKGFLLLTLLLLPVHAGTAWSAKYAVDCPEPCDSNACKSTLRCKRTVLDDCGCCRVCAAALGETCYRTVSGMDGVKCGPGLKCQFYTEEDDFGDEFGICKECPYGTYGMECRKTCNCPSGICDRVTGKCLKFPFFQLSASKPPNRRKVISHTENDMASGDGNSVKEEFVKEKAIRSPVMKWLNPR; encoded by the exons ATGAAGGGCTTCCTGTTGCTCACCCTCCTCCTGCTGCCCGTGCACGCTGGAACTGCTTGGAGTGCCAAATACGCGGTAGATTGTCCCGAGCCCTGTGACAGTAACGCGTGCAAAAGTACCTTGCGCTGTAAGCGAACGGTGCTGGATGACTGTGGCTGCTGCAGAGTGTGTGCGGCTGCTCTGGGGGAGACTTGCTATCGTACGGTCTCGGGTATGGATGGTGTCAAGTGTGGTCCTGGGCTGAAGTGCCAGTTTTACACTGAGGAGGATGACTTTGGTGATGAATTTGGTATCTGCAAAG AGTGTCCCTACGGCACCTATGGAATGGAATGCAGGAAAACTTGCAACTGTCCGTCTGGCATCTGTGACAGAGTAACTGGGAAGTGTTTGAAGTTCCCATTTTTTCAACTCTCTGCTTCAAAGCCTCCGAATCGACGAAAAGTAATTTCACACACAG AGAACGACATGGCGTCAGGGGATGGCAATTCTGTAAAAGAAGAATTTGTTAAGGAGAAAGCAATTCGCTCTCCGGTAATGAAATGGCTAAATCCTCGCTGA